A genomic stretch from Arachis stenosperma cultivar V10309 chromosome 3, arast.V10309.gnm1.PFL2, whole genome shotgun sequence includes:
- the LOC130966296 gene encoding uncharacterized protein LOC130966296, giving the protein MVEIKGGKITTINRTGINRIFRTEDLTKGGINAITLRSRTTLPKKSPEELSSREDIQVKDIVELEEVEEEDEVQDMVEEEVAQLRNGISKEDDAVREAIPIPFPHLARRTKSIMPLSVYDALRLPPLKRSAAHFVLADKSIISVASIAEDVLLKSSEYIEDALLPPVAPDDQVPSHELEMELKPLPPHLKFYRRFIKDFSKVALPLSRLLQKDVEFELSEDCMEAFDKLKVALTQAPIVRGPDCSRPFEIMCDASNYVVGAAVA; this is encoded by the exons ATGGTGGAAATCAAAGGTGGAAAAATAACAACTATCAACAGAACCGGAATCAACAGAATCTTCCGTACCGAGGACCTCACCAAAG gtggcatcaatgccatcactttGAGGTCCAGAACTACATTGCCAAAGAAGAGTCCTGAGgagctaagctcaagagaagatATTCAAGTTAAAGACATTGTGGAGTTAGAAGAGGTTGAAGAAGAGGATGAAGTACAAGATATGGTTGAAGAAGAAGTTGCTCAACTAAGGAATGGAATATCTAAGGAAGATGATGCTGTGAGAGAAGCCATTCCTATTCCTTTCCCACACCTTGCTAGGAGGACAAAGAG TATTATGCcattatctgtatatgatgcCTTAAGGCTCCCACCCTTGAAAAGATCAGCAGCACATTTTGTTTTGGCAGATAAGAGCATAATTTCAGTGGCTAGCATTGCAGAGGACGTCCTG CTGAAGTCCTCTGAGTATATTGAAGACGCCTTGCTACCCCCAGTGGCTCCAGATGATCAAGTGCCAAGCCATGAGCTGGAAATGGAGTTGAAGCCCCTTCCACCCCACCTCAA GTTTTATCGACGTTTTAtcaaggactttagtaaggttgCATTGCCTTTATCCCGTCTGCTGCAGAAGGATGTAGAGTTTGAGTTGAGTGAAGATTGCATGGAGgcatttgataagctgaagGTTGCCTTGACCCAAGCTCCTATTGTGAGAGGGCCTGACTGCAGTAGGCCGTTCGAGATCATGTGCGACGCATCAAACTATGTGGTAGGAGCGGCGGTAGCTTAG